A window of Amycolatopsis australiensis contains these coding sequences:
- a CDS encoding SDR family NAD(P)-dependent oxidoreductase, whose amino-acid sequence MSGTVLVLGGRSEIGLAVAKRLVSDTTRRFVLAARPGADLGAAVTTLREAGAETVETADFDADDLASHGPFLDRIAAAHGPLDVVVLAFGILGDQGRAERDAAHAAAIVHTDYVAQVGVLTHAANLLRAQGHGSLVVFSSVAGVRVRRANYVYGSAKAGLDGFASGLADALHGTGVHLLLVRPGFVIGRMTEGMTPAPFSSTPDEVADATVAALRRRRGVVWVPGVLRPVFFAMRLLPRAIWRKLPR is encoded by the coding sequence GTGAGTGGAACCGTGCTGGTGCTCGGCGGACGCAGTGAGATCGGGCTGGCCGTGGCGAAACGCCTCGTCAGCGACACGACCCGGCGGTTCGTGCTGGCCGCGCGGCCGGGCGCCGACCTCGGTGCCGCCGTCACCACGCTTCGCGAAGCCGGTGCCGAAACCGTCGAAACCGCCGATTTCGACGCCGACGACCTCGCCTCGCACGGCCCTTTCCTCGACCGGATCGCCGCCGCCCACGGGCCGCTCGACGTCGTCGTCCTCGCCTTCGGCATCCTCGGCGACCAGGGCCGGGCCGAGCGGGACGCCGCCCACGCCGCCGCCATCGTGCACACCGACTACGTCGCCCAGGTCGGCGTCCTGACCCACGCCGCGAACCTGCTGCGCGCCCAGGGGCACGGCAGCCTGGTCGTCTTCTCCTCCGTCGCCGGCGTCCGCGTGCGCCGCGCCAACTACGTCTACGGCTCCGCCAAGGCCGGTCTCGACGGCTTCGCGAGCGGCCTCGCCGACGCATTGCACGGCACCGGTGTCCACCTCCTGCTGGTCCGCCCCGGCTTCGTGATCGGGCGGATGACCGAGGGCATGACTCCCGCGCCGTTCTCGAGCACGCCGGACGAAGTGGCCGACGCGACGGTCGCCGCGCTGCGCCGCCGTCGCGGGGTCGTCTGGGTGCCCGGCGTACTCCGTCCGGTCTTCTTCGCCATGCGCCTGCTGCCGCGCGCGATCTGGCGCAAACTGCCCCGGTGA
- a CDS encoding crotonase/enoyl-CoA hydratase family protein codes for MEVRTERIGSTLLITIDRPRARNAVNAAVAAGLAAALDELETDPALRAGVLTGADNTFSAGMDLKAALEGESPEIPGRGFGGLTEAQLAKPLIAAVEGFAMGGGFELALGCDLIVAGETARFGLPEVKRGLIAAGGGVVRLPKRIPHHLAMEILLTGEPVTGRRAGELGLVNRVTPDGDAAAVALQLAEKLAENAPLALAAVKKVVRAADPAAAQREEIKKLMQSKDVREGMTAFAERRAPRWTGE; via the coding sequence ATGGAAGTACGCACCGAACGGATCGGCAGCACCCTGCTGATCACCATCGACCGGCCGCGGGCCCGCAACGCGGTCAACGCCGCCGTCGCGGCCGGGCTGGCCGCCGCCCTGGACGAGCTGGAAACCGATCCCGCGCTCCGGGCGGGCGTCCTCACCGGCGCCGACAACACCTTCAGCGCCGGGATGGACCTCAAGGCGGCGCTCGAGGGCGAGTCGCCGGAGATCCCGGGCCGCGGGTTCGGCGGCCTGACCGAGGCGCAGCTGGCCAAGCCCCTCATCGCCGCCGTCGAAGGGTTCGCGATGGGCGGCGGGTTCGAACTCGCGCTCGGCTGCGACCTGATCGTGGCCGGCGAAACCGCGCGGTTCGGCCTGCCCGAGGTCAAACGCGGCCTGATCGCCGCGGGCGGCGGCGTCGTCCGGCTGCCGAAGCGGATCCCGCACCACCTGGCGATGGAAATCCTGCTCACCGGCGAGCCGGTGACCGGGCGCCGCGCGGGCGAGCTGGGCCTGGTCAACCGCGTGACGCCGGACGGCGACGCCGCCGCGGTCGCGCTCCAGCTGGCCGAGAAGCTGGCGGAGAACGCGCCGCTCGCGCTGGCCGCCGTCAAGAAGGTCGTGCGCGCCGCGGATCCCGCGGCCGCGCAACGCGAAGAGATCAAGAAACTGATGCAGTCCAAGGACGTCCGCGAGGGCATGACCGCCTTCGCCGAGCGCCGCGCCCCGCGATGGACGGGTGAGTGA
- a CDS encoding LysR family transcriptional regulator — MEMLHLRYFVAVAEELNFSAAARKLHMAASPLSQRIKDLEHELGQQLFDRSTHHVTLTPAGEALLPLARDVLERVGAIPWKLAEATAPRRSTLFLGMPAGVHPDLRDRVNALAERVGARYELKRWPGTTADLVQGVHEGKLALTLARLPVTDPALAQLPVMSERLGAVVPAEQFAGRDSVSLAELAEFPYVAPPGEITPAYFDQLDHQLHELGVRKRIRLSNTGYGGTSEVISSGEAFSISMLDERSPMHGYRLDNVIVLPFTDFRPQLDTGLLWRHDRADGDLRGLVAAAKEIFAEPITT, encoded by the coding sequence ATGGAGATGCTGCACCTGCGCTACTTCGTCGCGGTCGCCGAGGAACTCAACTTCTCCGCCGCCGCCCGGAAGCTGCACATGGCCGCTTCTCCGCTCTCACAGCGGATCAAGGATCTCGAACACGAACTCGGGCAGCAGCTGTTCGACCGCAGCACCCACCACGTCACCCTCACGCCCGCCGGGGAAGCCCTGCTGCCGCTCGCGCGGGATGTTCTCGAGCGGGTCGGCGCCATTCCGTGGAAGCTCGCCGAGGCCACCGCGCCGCGGCGGAGCACCCTTTTCCTCGGCATGCCCGCCGGGGTGCACCCCGATCTGCGGGACCGCGTGAACGCCCTCGCCGAGCGGGTCGGCGCGCGGTACGAGCTCAAGCGCTGGCCCGGCACCACCGCCGATCTCGTGCAGGGCGTCCACGAGGGCAAGCTCGCGCTCACCCTCGCCCGGCTGCCGGTCACCGATCCCGCGCTCGCGCAGCTGCCGGTGATGTCCGAACGGCTCGGTGCGGTCGTGCCGGCCGAGCAGTTCGCCGGCCGGGACTCCGTCTCGCTCGCCGAGCTGGCGGAATTCCCCTACGTCGCCCCGCCGGGTGAAATCACTCCCGCCTATTTCGACCAGCTCGACCACCAATTGCACGAACTCGGTGTCCGGAAACGCATCCGGCTGAGCAACACCGGCTACGGCGGGACATCGGAAGTCATTTCCAGCGGCGAGGCGTTCTCCATTTCCATGCTCGACGAGCGGAGCCCGATGCACGGCTACCGGCTCGACAACGTCATCGTGCTGCCCTTCACCGACTTCCGCCCCCAGCTGGACACCGGCCTGCTCTGGCGGCACGACCGCGCCGACGGTGACCTGCGCGGGCTCGTCGCCGCCGCGAAAGAGATCTTCGCCGAGCCGATCACCACCTGA
- a CDS encoding LCP family protein — translation MLLSSRGRRIGGRVALGVVSALVLGATGYAWSQLSKLDDGLVTADVIPPSSQVGAEDTAPGEPLKAAQNILLVGIDARTDAYGNALPQNVLDALHAGGGEDGGDTTDTMIVVHIPAGGAAATAISIPRDSYVDIADGFGKHKINSAYSRGKNAAMSGLRAQGLAGAQLEVAANEAGARLAIRTVEKFTGLTINHYAAINLAGFDALSQAVGGVEVCLKAPVHDSYSGADFPAGPQTLSGPQALAFVRQRHGLANGDLDRIARQQAFLSGMAKKVLSAGTFADPSKLTALVSAVQGSVVLDRGWDVLSFAQQLRGMSSGAIAFATIPVQSLSLPTPSDGDAVKVDPAQVQQFVRTAISMPAVRASGNDTTGGVKPVAATATPTPASAPASPTQQPATTTAAGCVN, via the coding sequence GTGCTGCTGTCGTCCCGGGGGCGTCGCATCGGCGGGCGGGTCGCGCTCGGCGTCGTGTCGGCGCTGGTGCTCGGCGCCACCGGGTACGCCTGGTCGCAGCTGAGCAAACTGGACGACGGCCTGGTGACCGCCGACGTCATCCCGCCCTCCTCGCAGGTCGGCGCCGAGGACACCGCGCCCGGCGAGCCGCTGAAGGCCGCCCAGAACATCCTGCTCGTCGGGATCGACGCGCGGACCGACGCGTACGGCAACGCGTTGCCACAGAACGTGCTCGACGCGTTGCACGCCGGAGGCGGCGAAGACGGCGGCGACACCACGGACACGATGATCGTGGTCCACATCCCGGCGGGCGGCGCGGCGGCCACCGCGATCTCCATCCCGCGTGATTCCTATGTGGACATCGCGGACGGGTTCGGCAAGCACAAGATCAACTCCGCGTACAGCCGCGGCAAGAACGCCGCGATGTCCGGGTTGCGCGCCCAGGGGCTCGCCGGCGCGCAGCTGGAGGTGGCGGCGAACGAAGCGGGTGCCCGGCTCGCGATCCGGACCGTGGAGAAGTTCACCGGGCTGACGATCAACCACTACGCGGCCATCAACCTCGCGGGCTTCGACGCGCTGTCGCAGGCCGTCGGCGGCGTCGAGGTCTGCCTCAAGGCGCCCGTGCACGACAGCTACTCCGGCGCCGACTTCCCGGCCGGGCCGCAGACGCTGTCCGGGCCGCAGGCGCTCGCGTTCGTCCGCCAGCGCCACGGCCTGGCCAACGGCGACCTCGACCGGATCGCGCGGCAGCAGGCGTTCCTGTCCGGCATGGCGAAAAAGGTGCTGAGCGCGGGTACCTTCGCCGACCCGTCGAAGCTGACGGCGCTGGTCAGCGCGGTGCAGGGCTCGGTGGTGCTGGACCGGGGCTGGGACGTGCTCAGCTTCGCGCAGCAGCTGCGGGGGATGAGCTCGGGCGCGATCGCGTTCGCCACGATCCCGGTGCAGAGCCTGTCGCTGCCGACGCCGTCCGACGGTGACGCGGTGAAGGTCGACCCGGCGCAGGTCCAGCAGTTCGTCCGCACGGCGATCAGCATGCCGGCGGTGCGGGCCTCGGGCAACGACACCACCGGCGGCGTGAAGCCGGTCGCGGCGACCGCGACGCCGACACCCGCCTCGGCCCCGGCCTCGCCGACGCAACAGCCGGCGACCACCACGGCCGCCGGCTGCGTCAACTAG
- a CDS encoding acetoacetate decarboxylase — translation MKIDEVRRHVTTPLTAPAFAPVVPRFTDREYLNIVYRTDADALRAVVPEPLRVGEPLVRFEVMKMGDVSGYGPYTESGQAIEVSFDGERGEYLHAMYLDNFPATASGREISAYPKAAGSPSLYVDNGVLVGTLDYGTLRVATATMGYKHHELDAREAERQITVPTFMLKTIPGYDGTPRVQELVRTEITDVVVKEAYTGPARLQLFQHVLAPLADLPVLEVVSASHIRTDLTLAPVKPVFDYLKGARS, via the coding sequence ATGAAGATCGACGAAGTCCGCAGGCACGTGACCACTCCGCTGACCGCACCGGCGTTCGCGCCGGTGGTGCCGAGGTTCACCGACCGCGAGTACCTGAACATCGTCTACCGCACCGACGCCGACGCGCTGCGCGCGGTCGTCCCGGAGCCGCTGCGGGTCGGCGAACCCTTGGTGCGCTTCGAAGTCATGAAGATGGGCGACGTCTCCGGCTACGGTCCCTACACCGAGTCCGGCCAGGCGATCGAGGTCAGCTTCGACGGCGAGCGCGGCGAGTACCTGCACGCGATGTACCTCGACAACTTCCCGGCGACGGCTTCCGGGCGCGAAATCAGCGCGTACCCGAAGGCGGCCGGATCGCCGAGTCTGTATGTCGACAACGGCGTCCTGGTGGGCACCCTGGACTACGGCACGCTCCGGGTCGCGACCGCGACCATGGGCTACAAGCACCACGAGCTGGACGCGCGGGAAGCGGAACGGCAGATCACCGTCCCGACGTTCATGCTCAAGACGATTCCCGGCTACGACGGCACGCCGCGGGTGCAGGAGCTGGTCCGCACCGAGATCACCGACGTCGTCGTCAAGGAGGCCTACACGGGCCCCGCGCGGCTGCAGCTGTTCCAGCACGTCCTGGCCCCCTTGGCGGACCTGCCGGTGCTGGAGGTCGTCTCCGCGAGCCACATCCGCACCGACCTGACGCTCGCCCCGGTCAAGCCGGTCTTCGACTACCTGAAGGGAGCGCGGTCATGA
- a CDS encoding 3-hydroxyacyl-CoA dehydrogenase NAD-binding domain-containing protein, translating to MTFRTAAVIGAGTIGLSWTALFARHGLTVRVTDPRPDLADAVDEALKTFAPHLGTTAGELAGRVHIAADVSEAVRDADVVQENGPENVEFKKDLFKQLVEQAPEHALLLSSSSAIPSTAFTGEIDGSRVLIGHPFNPPHLIPLVEVVPGERTAEESVQSAVDFYTSLGRTPVVERKEMPGFVGNRLQNALNREAIYLVEQGVVTPAELDTILTSSLGIRWATVGPFLGSHLGGGPGGYRHMAEHIGKSMKRMWAGLGNPSQSPEEQERLIEAVEKAYGSATYSELAETRDRKQLAVLAALEED from the coding sequence ATGACGTTCCGCACCGCGGCGGTGATCGGCGCCGGCACGATCGGCCTGTCCTGGACGGCGCTGTTCGCCCGGCACGGCCTGACCGTGCGGGTCACCGACCCGCGCCCGGACCTCGCCGACGCCGTCGACGAAGCACTGAAGACCTTCGCCCCGCACCTCGGCACCACCGCCGGGGAGCTGGCCGGCCGCGTGCACATCGCCGCCGACGTCAGCGAAGCCGTGCGGGACGCGGATGTCGTGCAGGAGAACGGGCCCGAGAACGTCGAGTTCAAGAAGGACCTCTTCAAGCAGCTCGTCGAGCAGGCCCCGGAGCACGCCCTGCTGCTGAGCTCGTCGAGCGCCATCCCCTCGACCGCCTTCACCGGCGAGATCGACGGCAGCCGGGTCCTCATCGGACACCCGTTCAACCCGCCGCACCTGATCCCGCTGGTCGAGGTCGTCCCCGGCGAGCGCACCGCCGAAGAAAGCGTTCAGTCCGCTGTGGACTTCTACACCTCCCTCGGCCGGACGCCGGTCGTGGAACGCAAGGAGATGCCCGGGTTCGTCGGCAACCGGCTGCAGAACGCCCTGAACCGCGAAGCGATCTACCTGGTGGAGCAGGGCGTGGTGACACCGGCCGAGCTGGACACCATCCTGACGAGTTCGCTCGGCATCCGGTGGGCCACGGTCGGGCCGTTCCTCGGGTCGCATCTGGGCGGCGGCCCCGGCGGCTACCGCCACATGGCCGAGCACATCGGCAAGTCCATGAAGCGGATGTGGGCCGGGCTGGGCAATCCGAGCCAGAGCCCCGAAGAGCAGGAACGACTCATCGAAGCCGTCGAAAAGGCTTACGGCTCCGCCACGTACTCGGAACTGGCCGAGACGCGCGACCGCAAGCAACTGGCCGTCCTGGCCGCATTGGAGGAGGACTGA
- a CDS encoding AfsR/SARP family transcriptional regulator produces the protein MSAKINRDEAGVNASAERGSGMDITFGILGQTTVRMHGNMTVKWSHRRERNVLAALLTQPGKRMSIDSLVAWAWNPDEERPQAPKGALYKCAARIRHALETAGAPAEMIASNGGYRLEVAPDVIDYQVFRRTMHDAHTLSDAGDHQGACEAAHASLALWREEPLAGITSPPAETWRSSVMDNDWMPANTFLLAELLAVGKPAEALRQLDELGNDYSAELWFAKLRLQALTGLGRYRTRDEYFLEMYRKFRQDHDGEAADDLRALNEHLRAPERLVPDRSDDLETALARQHDAPTPLRELPRDVGHFTGRTEVLAELDAAISPSPTSFVPALVTLTGPPGVGKTSTAVRWAHRTVDRFPGGVALIDLHGVGPAPRVEPAQVVDTLLAALGYPVDRIVGTAVRATRLRGLLREHPMLVVLDNAHDTAHIEPLLRVLVDCAVIVTSRQRLTQLARRHHCPVITLAPLSPDASVELLSQRLGTRLDREPSALRNLAGLCGGIPLALTIVAERAATRAGSRLRTLVDQLRDPALLLSIGDDGDGEASNLLSAFSWSYHGLDPSVQETFRLFGLHPGVEVGAEVLAAAAGVDVAAGRRALDVLVAAHLVQQPNDGDRYRIHDLFHHFARTLVTSGLQADRARLRMASYYLHTAHNANRVVYPHRLMPPMPPVEPGCTPTRFTDPIGAIRWCLRERANLNAMCSYAADHGLHSYAWRLPHVTGGILNRFGFYDDIMAGLSLAARSAAALGDHTAEAATLNDLGYVSLLAGHDAAGEAYLAQALDLVTAHDNPVGRLTVRLNMARCSRHAGRLAEAAQLYERCLEEARATGNAERQATASHELGKTLVELGRGRHALHHFHRALHLRTLIGDDAGQLATHTELTDLHRQLGEFAAAHTQCGHALRLSTFVRDLVATMKLYSVRAHLASDEGCHDEALTFARDAVDLASRAHTATAEARALTSLGHVLSGCGEIREARVTWQRAADLYRDRRRKAKAERIERLLDEAPSVPEIPEARISDEDTESLPAPLPTARRNHRNG, from the coding sequence ATGAGTGCGAAAATCAATCGCGACGAAGCGGGGGTGAACGCTTCTGCGGAGAGGGGAAGCGGGATGGACATCACGTTCGGAATTCTCGGGCAAACAACGGTGCGCATGCACGGGAATATGACCGTGAAATGGTCTCATCGCCGCGAGCGCAACGTCCTGGCCGCCCTGCTGACCCAGCCGGGCAAGCGCATGTCGATCGACTCGCTGGTCGCCTGGGCGTGGAACCCCGACGAAGAACGGCCACAGGCGCCGAAAGGTGCGCTGTACAAGTGCGCCGCCAGGATCCGGCACGCGCTGGAAACCGCCGGCGCGCCGGCGGAGATGATAGCGAGCAACGGCGGTTACCGCCTCGAGGTTGCCCCGGACGTGATCGACTACCAGGTCTTCCGCCGGACGATGCACGACGCGCACACGCTGAGCGATGCCGGCGATCACCAGGGAGCCTGCGAAGCCGCGCACGCCTCGCTCGCCCTCTGGCGAGAAGAACCGCTGGCCGGAATCACCTCGCCGCCCGCCGAAACCTGGCGGAGCTCGGTGATGGACAACGACTGGATGCCGGCCAACACATTTCTGCTCGCCGAGTTGCTTGCCGTCGGCAAGCCGGCGGAAGCACTCAGGCAACTCGACGAGCTCGGCAACGACTATTCGGCGGAGCTGTGGTTCGCGAAGCTCCGGTTGCAGGCGCTGACCGGTCTCGGCCGCTACCGGACACGGGACGAGTACTTCCTCGAGATGTACCGGAAGTTCCGGCAGGACCACGACGGGGAGGCGGCAGACGACCTGCGGGCGCTAAACGAGCACCTCCGCGCGCCGGAGCGGCTCGTGCCCGACAGGAGCGACGACCTCGAAACCGCGCTGGCCCGCCAGCACGATGCCCCCACCCCACTGCGCGAATTGCCTCGCGACGTCGGGCACTTCACCGGCCGGACCGAGGTGCTCGCCGAACTGGACGCCGCGATCAGCCCGTCCCCGACGTCGTTCGTCCCCGCCCTGGTCACGCTGACCGGCCCGCCGGGGGTCGGGAAGACCAGCACCGCCGTCCGGTGGGCCCACCGGACGGTCGATCGCTTCCCGGGTGGAGTCGCTCTGATCGACCTCCACGGGGTGGGGCCCGCTCCGCGGGTAGAACCCGCCCAAGTCGTCGACACCCTCCTGGCGGCCCTGGGTTACCCGGTCGACCGCATCGTCGGCACGGCCGTGCGGGCCACCCGGCTGCGCGGGCTCCTGCGCGAGCACCCCATGCTGGTCGTCCTGGACAATGCCCACGACACCGCGCACATCGAACCGCTCCTGCGCGTGCTGGTGGACTGTGCGGTCATCGTCACGTCGCGGCAGCGCCTGACCCAGCTCGCTCGCCGGCACCACTGTCCCGTGATCACGCTGGCACCGTTGTCGCCCGATGCTTCCGTGGAGCTCCTCAGCCAGCGCCTCGGTACGCGGCTGGACCGCGAGCCCAGTGCGCTCCGTAACCTCGCCGGGCTGTGTGGAGGCATCCCCCTCGCCCTGACGATCGTCGCCGAGCGAGCGGCCACACGGGCGGGCAGCCGCCTCCGCACGCTGGTCGACCAGCTGCGGGACCCTGCCCTGCTGCTGTCCATCGGCGACGACGGAGACGGCGAAGCGAGCAACCTGCTCTCGGCGTTTTCGTGGTCCTACCACGGTCTCGACCCTTCGGTGCAGGAGACATTCCGCCTCTTCGGGCTGCACCCCGGCGTGGAGGTGGGAGCGGAGGTCCTCGCCGCGGCGGCGGGCGTCGACGTCGCCGCAGGGCGCCGGGCACTCGATGTCCTGGTGGCCGCACACCTCGTCCAGCAGCCGAACGACGGGGACCGGTACCGCATCCACGACCTCTTCCACCACTTCGCCCGGACGCTGGTCACTTCGGGCCTGCAAGCCGACCGCGCTCGCCTGCGGATGGCCTCCTACTACCTGCACACTGCACACAACGCCAACCGGGTCGTATACCCACACCGGCTCATGCCACCGATGCCGCCGGTCGAGCCGGGATGCACACCGACCCGGTTCACCGATCCGATCGGCGCCATCCGCTGGTGCCTACGCGAACGGGCGAACCTCAACGCCATGTGCTCGTACGCCGCCGACCACGGACTGCATTCGTATGCTTGGCGGCTGCCGCACGTCACCGGCGGCATCTTGAACCGGTTCGGGTTCTACGACGACATAATGGCGGGCCTGTCACTGGCCGCGCGCTCGGCAGCGGCACTGGGCGACCACACCGCGGAAGCCGCCACCCTGAACGATCTGGGCTACGTCAGCCTTCTCGCGGGGCACGACGCGGCGGGCGAAGCCTACCTGGCACAGGCTCTCGACCTCGTGACCGCCCACGACAACCCGGTGGGGAGGTTGACCGTCCGGCTCAACATGGCTCGGTGCAGCCGCCACGCCGGGCGACTGGCCGAGGCGGCGCAGCTCTACGAACGCTGCCTCGAAGAAGCCCGAGCCACCGGCAACGCCGAGCGCCAGGCGACGGCCAGCCACGAACTCGGCAAGACACTTGTCGAGCTCGGCCGTGGCCGGCACGCGCTGCACCACTTCCACCGGGCCCTGCACCTGCGCACACTGATCGGCGACGACGCCGGACAGCTCGCCACCCACACCGAGCTCACCGATCTCCATCGGCAGCTGGGCGAGTTCGCGGCGGCCCACACACAGTGCGGGCACGCCCTACGGCTCTCGACGTTCGTCCGTGACTTGGTCGCCACTATGAAGCTCTACTCGGTGCGCGCCCACCTCGCGTCCGACGAAGGATGCCACGACGAAGCGCTCACCTTCGCCCGGGACGCCGTCGATCTTGCCTCACGAGCACACACCGCGACTGCCGAAGCGCGCGCGCTCACGTCGCTCGGGCACGTCCTGTCCGGTTGCGGAGAAATCCGCGAGGCCAGGGTCACGTGGCAACGTGCCGCCGACCTCTACCGCGACCGCCGCCGCAAGGCGAAAGCCGAACGGATCGAGCGGCTCCTAGACGAGGCCCCGTCCGTGCCGGAGATCCCCGAAGCTCGGATTTCCGATGAGGACACCGAGTCGCTTCCCGCGCCGTTGCCGACGGCCCGACGGAACCACCGGAACGGGTGA
- a CDS encoding acyl-CoA dehydrogenase family protein, producing the protein MEPLTDKLTADFYGFEALLPDDERKLLVKAREFMTRDVKPLVNENWEAGTFPKELIGMFRGSGLAGLPYEGYGEHKPAVSHLLSGMMAMEMSRTDASVATFFGVHNGLAMYSIYSGGSREQRDRWLPELAAMDKIGAFAMTEPLGGSDVAGGMRTTAERHGDTWVLNGAKKWIGNATFADYVVVWARDLGDNHVKGFVVEKGTPGFVPEKIQGKTAFRIVENAEITLTEVRVPEANRLQGINSFRDVAEILRATRGGVAWQALGVMIGAYEAALAYAQERTQFGRPIAKFQLVQDLLVKSLGNITASWGMLVQLARLQDAGIFKDEHSSLAKAFVTSRMREVVAWSREIFGGNGIVLGYDVARFFADAEAIYSFEGTREMNTLIVGKAITGQSAFV; encoded by the coding sequence ATGGAACCGCTGACCGACAAGCTCACCGCCGACTTCTACGGTTTCGAGGCGCTGCTGCCCGACGACGAGCGCAAGCTGCTGGTCAAGGCGCGCGAGTTCATGACCCGCGACGTCAAGCCGCTGGTGAACGAGAACTGGGAAGCCGGGACGTTCCCGAAGGAACTGATCGGCATGTTCCGCGGTTCCGGTCTCGCCGGCCTGCCCTACGAGGGCTACGGCGAGCACAAGCCCGCCGTCAGCCACCTGCTGTCGGGCATGATGGCGATGGAGATGAGCCGCACCGACGCGTCCGTCGCGACGTTCTTCGGTGTCCACAACGGACTCGCGATGTACTCGATCTACAGCGGCGGCAGCCGGGAGCAGCGTGACCGCTGGCTTCCCGAGCTGGCCGCGATGGACAAGATCGGCGCGTTCGCGATGACCGAGCCCCTGGGTGGCTCGGACGTCGCGGGTGGCATGCGGACCACCGCGGAGCGTCACGGCGACACGTGGGTCCTCAACGGCGCCAAGAAGTGGATCGGCAACGCGACCTTCGCCGACTACGTCGTGGTGTGGGCTCGTGACCTCGGCGACAACCACGTCAAGGGGTTCGTCGTCGAGAAGGGCACGCCGGGTTTCGTGCCCGAGAAGATCCAGGGCAAGACCGCGTTCCGGATCGTCGAGAACGCCGAGATCACCCTGACCGAGGTCCGGGTGCCGGAGGCGAACCGGCTGCAGGGCATCAACTCCTTCCGGGACGTCGCCGAGATCCTGCGCGCCACCCGCGGCGGCGTCGCGTGGCAGGCGCTGGGCGTCATGATCGGCGCCTACGAAGCCGCGCTGGCCTACGCGCAGGAGCGCACGCAGTTCGGGCGGCCGATCGCGAAGTTCCAGCTGGTGCAGGACCTGCTCGTGAAGAGCCTCGGCAACATCACCGCGTCGTGGGGCATGCTGGTGCAGCTGGCCCGGCTGCAGGACGCGGGGATCTTCAAGGACGAGCACTCGTCGCTGGCCAAGGCGTTCGTCACATCGCGGATGCGCGAGGTCGTCGCCTGGAGCCGGGAGATCTTCGGTGGCAACGGGATCGTGCTCGGCTACGACGTCGCGCGGTTCTTCGCCGACGCCGAGGCGATCTACTCCTTCGAGGGCACGCGCGAGATGAACACGCTGATCGTCGGCAAGGCGATCACGGGACAGTCCGCGTTCGTGTGA
- a CDS encoding CaiB/BaiF CoA transferase family protein, with the protein MMTDITGPLDGVRVIDLSTVVMGPYAAQILGDLGADVIKIESPADTVRVGSYRTTPGMTALNLNVNRNKRSVALNLKDEAEREQALKLIDTADVLITNMRPGALSRLGLDYADVAERNPRLVYAHAQGFRGDSDRAGHAAYDETVQASSGLVDVANRALGEPVYLPTIIGDKVSSLTIAYSVLAALVHRDRTGQGQRVEIPMTDTLIAFNLVEHLAGHTYEPAEGPTGFALSMTKGHAAVRTKDGLACVIPYNPQNFRDFFAAAGRPDLAGDPRVNGEAIDRADNEWLSAQIAACAPALTTAEWAEVCAKHSIPMAPVLELDKAHEDPYVRDGHLLDTVEHPSEGAIRTIGIPVKFSATPGSIRRLAPVAGQDTAEVLAELN; encoded by the coding sequence ATGATGACGGACATCACCGGGCCGCTGGACGGCGTGCGCGTGATCGACCTCTCGACCGTGGTCATGGGCCCGTACGCGGCTCAGATCCTCGGCGACCTCGGCGCCGACGTGATCAAGATCGAGTCGCCCGCGGACACCGTCCGCGTGGGCAGCTACCGCACCACGCCGGGCATGACCGCGCTGAACCTCAACGTCAACCGCAACAAGCGCAGCGTGGCCCTGAACCTCAAGGACGAAGCCGAGCGCGAGCAGGCGCTCAAGCTGATCGACACCGCCGACGTGCTGATCACCAACATGCGCCCCGGCGCGCTGAGCCGCCTCGGGCTGGACTACGCCGACGTCGCCGAGCGCAACCCGCGCCTGGTCTACGCCCACGCCCAGGGCTTCCGCGGCGACTCCGACCGCGCCGGGCACGCCGCCTACGACGAGACCGTGCAGGCCTCCTCCGGCCTGGTCGACGTGGCCAACCGCGCGCTCGGCGAGCCGGTCTACCTGCCGACGATCATCGGCGACAAGGTGTCGTCGCTGACCATCGCCTACAGCGTGCTCGCCGCGCTGGTCCACCGCGACCGCACCGGGCAGGGCCAGCGGGTCGAGATCCCGATGACCGACACGCTGATCGCGTTCAACCTGGTCGAGCACCTCGCCGGGCACACCTACGAGCCGGCGGAGGGTCCCACCGGGTTCGCGCTGTCGATGACGAAGGGCCACGCCGCGGTCCGCACCAAGGACGGCCTCGCCTGCGTGATCCCGTACAACCCGCAGAACTTCCGCGACTTCTTCGCGGCGGCCGGGCGCCCGGACCTCGCCGGTGACCCGCGCGTCAACGGCGAAGCCATCGACCGTGCCGACAACGAGTGGCTGAGCGCGCAGATCGCGGCCTGCGCGCCGGCGTTGACCACCGCCGAATGGGCCGAGGTGTGCGCGAAGCACAGCATCCCGATGGCCCCGGTGCTGGAACTCGACAAAGCCCACGAGGACCCGTACGTCCGCGACGGCCACCTGCTCGACACCGTCGAGCACCCCAGCGAGGGCGCGATCCGCACGATCGGCATCCCGGTGAAGTTCTCCGCGACGCCCGGGTCGATCCGCCGCCTGGCCCCGGTGGCCGGGCAGGACACCGCCGAAGTCCTCGCCGAACTGAACTGA